One stretch of Janibacter limosus DNA includes these proteins:
- the pfkB gene encoding 1-phosphofructokinase, whose amino-acid sequence MIITLTPNPSVDRTVAFDELHRGAVNRATSSRIDPGGKGVNVSRALTAQGASTIAVLPEGGPEGHLMADLLDDAGVVRRGVPIRGSVRLNITAVEPDGTTTKLNEPGPTLDEGEVRALLDAVATCVRSAPDPQQVWVVTCGSLPPGAPVDLHARLVRSAREAGALVAVDSSGDPLRPAVAECPDLIKPNRVELAELVGADLTTLGAVIDAASDLVAQGVGRVAVSLGRDGAVLVDDSGATHARATIGRPRSTVGAGDCMLAGLVHDLSSGRPAADALRTGVLWGAAAVTLPGSRVPAPDDLAGIAVELTTTPDRSLAVRD is encoded by the coding sequence ATGATCATCACGCTGACCCCCAACCCCAGCGTCGACCGCACCGTCGCCTTCGACGAGCTGCACCGGGGTGCGGTCAACCGGGCGACGTCCAGCCGCATCGATCCCGGCGGCAAGGGCGTCAACGTCTCCCGGGCCCTGACCGCCCAGGGTGCCTCGACGATCGCCGTCCTGCCCGAGGGCGGCCCCGAGGGCCACCTCATGGCGGACCTGCTCGACGACGCCGGCGTCGTCCGTCGTGGCGTGCCCATCCGCGGCTCTGTCCGGCTCAACATCACCGCCGTGGAGCCCGATGGCACGACGACCAAGCTCAACGAGCCCGGTCCGACGCTGGACGAAGGGGAGGTCCGCGCCCTCCTCGATGCCGTCGCCACGTGCGTGCGCTCCGCGCCCGACCCGCAGCAGGTCTGGGTCGTCACCTGCGGGTCGCTGCCGCCCGGTGCGCCCGTGGACCTCCATGCGCGGCTCGTGCGATCGGCACGCGAGGCCGGTGCCCTCGTGGCCGTCGACTCCTCGGGGGACCCCCTTCGCCCCGCGGTGGCCGAGTGCCCCGACCTGATCAAGCCCAACCGCGTCGAGCTCGCGGAGCTGGTGGGTGCCGACCTGACGACCCTGGGAGCGGTCATCGATGCCGCGAGCGACCTCGTCGCGCAGGGCGTCGGCCGGGTCGCGGTCAGCCTCGGCCGCGACGGCGCCGTCCTCGTCGACGACTCCGGTGCCACGCACGCCCGGGCCACGATCGGACGGCCGCGCTCCACGGTCGGTGCCGGCGACTGCATGCTCGCCGGCCTCGTCCACGACCTCTCGTCCGGCCGCCCCGCAGCGGATGCCCTGCGCACCGGCGTGCTGTGGGGGGCTGCCGCAGTGACGCTGCCCGGCAGCCGCGTCCCCGCCCCCGACGACCTCGCCGGCATCGCCGTCGAGCTGACCACGACCCCCGACCGCTCCCTCGCCGTCCGCGACTGA
- a CDS encoding glucose PTS transporter subunit EIIB codes for MATKAEQILAGLGGADNIVEIEPCITRLRTEVKDGSLVDQAALKAAGAHGVMAQGTVIQVVVGPEADNLADDIEDLM; via the coding sequence ATGGCAACCAAGGCGGAGCAGATCCTCGCCGGCCTCGGCGGCGCGGACAACATCGTCGAGATCGAGCCGTGCATCACCCGGCTGCGCACCGAGGTCAAGGACGGCTCCTTGGTCGACCAGGCCGCGCTCAAGGCGGCCGGCGCCCACGGCGTCATGGCCCAGGGCACCGTCATCCAGGTCGTCGTCGGGCCCGAGGCGGACAACCTCGCGGACGACATCGAGGACCTGATGTGA
- a CDS encoding cation transporter, with protein MSADVHPPGIDARRLRRIVLVVALLNFAYFFVEFTVALGAGSVSLLADSVDFLEDTGINLLIFVALGWPLARRALMGKAMALVILGPATVAGIEAVRRFADPVAPEVLPVVLASLGAIVVNGTSGWLLAGVRHAGGSLSRAAFLSARNDVLVNVAVIGMAVVTLWTSSGWPDLVLGCAIILIALHAAWEVWEVSEEERLAAKALAGEEID; from the coding sequence ATGAGCGCCGACGTGCACCCGCCCGGGATCGACGCCCGGCGACTGCGACGGATCGTGCTCGTCGTGGCGCTGCTCAACTTCGCGTACTTCTTCGTCGAGTTCACCGTCGCCCTCGGTGCCGGGTCGGTGTCGCTGCTCGCGGACAGCGTCGACTTCCTCGAGGACACCGGGATCAACCTGCTGATCTTCGTCGCTCTCGGCTGGCCACTCGCCCGTCGCGCCCTGATGGGCAAGGCGATGGCCCTCGTCATCCTCGGACCGGCCACCGTGGCCGGCATCGAGGCGGTCCGCCGCTTCGCCGACCCGGTCGCACCCGAGGTGCTGCCCGTCGTCCTCGCCTCGCTCGGCGCCATCGTCGTCAACGGCACGAGCGGCTGGCTGCTGGCGGGCGTGCGGCACGCCGGGGGCTCGCTCAGCCGGGCGGCCTTCCTCTCCGCCCGCAACGACGTGCTCGTCAACGTCGCCGTCATCGGCATGGCCGTGGTGACGCTGTGGACCTCGTCGGGCTGGCCCGACCTCGTCCTCGGCTGCGCCATCATCCTCATCGCGCTGCACGCCGCGTGGGAGGTCTGGGAGGTCAGCGAGGAGGAGCGACTCGCGGCCAAGGCCCTGGCCGGCGAGGAGATCGACTGA
- a CDS encoding alpha/beta fold hydrolase, giving the protein MVRYPLVEPFDEGVLETSDGHHIRWERVGSPGGKPAVVLHGGPGSGAAPWWRRYFDPERYCVTLFDQRGCGGSRPLASDPDADLSTITTQHLIADIEALRELHAVERWLVLGGSWGSTLGLAYAVAHPERVSEMVFWGAVTTTREEVDWLTWTMGEIYPEAFASLRSLVPHVERGGNLTIAINELLLDRDPAVHHRAARAWCDWEERLAALTGPPVASPRYADPTFALGFARLVTHFFGHHAFLPSDGISGHLDAIRDIPAVLVRGRLDIAAPLGVVHRLVERLPLATLHVVEDEDHGGAEVTDGLIVRATDDFAR; this is encoded by the coding sequence ATGGTCCGGTACCCGCTCGTCGAGCCCTTCGACGAGGGCGTGCTCGAGACCTCTGACGGTCATCACATCCGGTGGGAGCGTGTGGGCTCACCGGGTGGCAAGCCGGCCGTGGTCCTCCACGGCGGGCCCGGCTCCGGCGCCGCCCCGTGGTGGCGCCGCTACTTCGACCCAGAGCGCTACTGCGTGACCCTCTTCGACCAACGGGGTTGCGGGGGCAGCCGCCCCCTCGCAAGCGACCCCGACGCGGACCTGTCGACCATCACGACGCAGCACCTCATCGCCGACATCGAGGCCCTCCGCGAGCTGCACGCCGTCGAGCGTTGGCTCGTCCTCGGTGGGTCATGGGGGTCCACCCTCGGGCTGGCCTATGCGGTCGCCCACCCCGAGCGGGTCAGCGAGATGGTCTTCTGGGGTGCCGTGACCACGACGCGCGAGGAGGTCGACTGGCTCACCTGGACGATGGGCGAGATCTACCCGGAGGCCTTCGCCTCGCTGCGCTCTCTCGTCCCGCACGTCGAGCGTGGGGGCAACCTGACGATCGCGATCAACGAGCTGCTCCTGGACCGCGATCCGGCGGTCCACCACCGCGCCGCCCGGGCATGGTGCGACTGGGAGGAGCGCCTGGCCGCGCTCACCGGGCCGCCCGTGGCCAGCCCGCGCTACGCCGATCCCACCTTCGCCCTGGGGTTCGCCCGACTGGTCACGCACTTCTTCGGCCACCACGCGTTCCTGCCCTCCGACGGGATCAGCGGGCACCTGGACGCCATCCGCGACATCCCAGCCGTCCTCGTCAGGGGGCGGCTCGACATCGCCGCACCACTGGGTGTGGTCCACCGACTCGTCGAGCGTCTGCCGCTCGCGACCCTGCACGTCGTGGAGGACGAGGACCACGGCGGGGCCGAGGTGACCGACGGGCTCATCGTGCGGGCGACGGACGACTTCGCCCGCTGA
- a CDS encoding histidine phosphatase family protein, whose translation MRLLLIRHGQTPNNVTGALDTAFPGAGLTDLGQTQAAAVPAALADEDVSAVYASPLVRTQLTGSPLAVERGIDVQVREGLEEIAAGRFEMRSDREAVEAYLGGVSAWLHRDLDHALPGGRTGRDFMDRYDRAVRGVAEQHGRHDTVALFSHGAAIRVYATIAAGLGADEVEGMWINNTGMILLEGHPDDGWQLVRWTGEPLGGAHLAGARAHDVTGEAIDEELDD comes from the coding sequence GTGCGACTTCTCCTCATCCGTCACGGCCAGACCCCCAACAACGTCACCGGTGCGCTCGACACCGCCTTCCCCGGAGCGGGCCTGACTGACCTGGGTCAGACGCAGGCGGCGGCGGTGCCGGCCGCGCTCGCCGACGAGGACGTCAGCGCGGTCTATGCGTCGCCGCTCGTGCGGACCCAGCTGACCGGCAGCCCGTTGGCCGTGGAGCGGGGGATCGACGTGCAGGTGCGCGAGGGGCTCGAGGAGATCGCCGCGGGCCGCTTCGAGATGCGCTCGGACCGGGAGGCCGTGGAGGCCTACCTCGGTGGCGTGTCGGCCTGGCTGCACCGTGACCTCGACCATGCCCTGCCCGGTGGACGCACGGGACGCGACTTCATGGACCGCTACGACCGAGCCGTGCGCGGGGTCGCCGAGCAGCACGGTCGGCACGACACCGTCGCCCTCTTCAGCCACGGCGCAGCGATCCGCGTCTACGCGACCATCGCGGCCGGGCTCGGCGCCGACGAGGTCGAGGGGATGTGGATCAACAACACGGGCATGATCCTGCTCGAGGGACACCCGGACGACGGCTGGCAGCTCGTGCGCTGGACCGGCGAGCCGCTCGGTGGAGCGCACCTGGCCGGTGCCCGCGCGCACGACGTCACGGGTGAGGCGATCGACGAGGAGCTCGACGACTGA
- a CDS encoding PTS sugar transporter subunit IIA: MSEVLAPCAGRVLPITECVDEVFAGQLVGPGLVIDPPDGSQTVVAPIAGTVMKIHPHAFVVVGEGAGVLVHLGINTVRLEGAGFEVHATQGSIVTAGDPMITWDPSALPSEAAGQAISRQVPVVVLDVPADSLDLSDLPGDVAPGDPLFALP, from the coding sequence GTGAGCGAGGTCCTCGCCCCCTGCGCGGGGAGGGTGTTGCCCATCACCGAGTGCGTCGACGAGGTCTTCGCCGGGCAGCTCGTCGGTCCGGGTCTGGTCATCGACCCGCCGGACGGCAGCCAGACCGTCGTCGCCCCCATCGCCGGGACCGTCATGAAGATCCACCCCCATGCCTTCGTCGTCGTGGGGGAGGGCGCCGGCGTGCTCGTCCACCTCGGCATCAACACGGTGCGGCTCGAGGGCGCGGGCTTCGAGGTGCATGCCACCCAGGGGTCCATCGTCACGGCCGGCGACCCGATGATCACCTGGGACCCGTCCGCCCTGCCGAGCGAAGCTGCGGGACAAGCGATCTCACGTCAGGTGCCCGTGGTGGTCCTCGACGTGCCCGCGGACTCGCTCGACCTGTCGGACCTGCCCGGCGACGTCGCCCCCGGCGATCCTCTCTTCGCATTGCCCTAG
- the nagA gene encoding N-acetylglucosamine-6-phosphate deacetylase → MILTADRIITPGRTIAPGWARVVSDRVTELGEGSPPSPADVVLTGTLVPGFVDAHCHGGGGASFTVGDADEAMEVASAHLRHGTTSMVASLVTDEVSELERHVRVLGELVTDGVLAGVHLEGPWLSRDFCGAHEPSLLRPPSREDVDRLLAAGGDALRMVTIAPELDGAMDAIRRVAGAGVVVGVGHTDATWEQAGEAIGAGATVATHLFNQIRGLHHRRPGPIAALLEDERVSIELISDGVHVHPAMLRLALTAAPGRIMLVTDAMGAAAADDGDYHLGPIHVQVRDGVARTPSGAIAGSTLTMAGAVRHSVASGFTLEQAVDAATRGPAAALGLTDVGRIEVGARADLVVLDEDLAVTAVMRRGAWQS, encoded by the coding sequence GTGATCCTCACCGCCGATCGCATCATCACCCCGGGGCGCACGATCGCCCCGGGGTGGGCGCGCGTGGTGTCCGATCGCGTCACCGAGCTGGGCGAAGGGAGTCCCCCCTCACCTGCCGATGTGGTCCTGACGGGCACCCTCGTGCCGGGCTTCGTCGACGCCCACTGCCACGGTGGCGGAGGCGCGTCCTTCACCGTCGGCGACGCCGACGAGGCGATGGAGGTGGCCTCGGCCCACCTGCGCCACGGCACGACCAGCATGGTGGCCAGCCTCGTCACCGACGAGGTGTCCGAGCTGGAGCGCCACGTCCGCGTCCTCGGCGAGCTGGTCACCGACGGGGTCCTCGCCGGTGTCCACCTCGAGGGGCCGTGGCTGTCTCGGGACTTCTGCGGTGCCCACGAGCCGAGCCTGCTGCGTCCCCCTTCGCGCGAGGACGTCGACCGGTTGCTCGCTGCCGGAGGCGATGCCCTGCGGATGGTCACCATCGCACCCGAGCTCGACGGTGCGATGGACGCCATCCGCCGGGTCGCCGGGGCCGGGGTCGTCGTCGGTGTCGGGCACACCGACGCGACCTGGGAGCAGGCCGGCGAGGCGATCGGGGCCGGGGCCACCGTCGCCACCCACCTCTTCAACCAGATCCGCGGGCTGCACCACCGCCGCCCCGGTCCGATCGCCGCCCTGCTCGAGGACGAGCGGGTGTCGATCGAGCTGATCAGCGACGGCGTGCACGTGCACCCCGCCATGCTGCGCCTGGCCCTGACAGCGGCGCCCGGGCGGATCATGCTCGTGACCGACGCGATGGGCGCTGCGGCGGCGGACGACGGCGACTACCACCTCGGCCCGATCCACGTGCAGGTCCGTGACGGCGTCGCCCGGACACCGAGCGGCGCCATCGCAGGGTCCACGCTGACGATGGCCGGCGCGGTCCGGCACTCGGTGGCGAGCGGCTTCACCCTCGAGCAGGCGGTGGACGCCGCCACCCGGGGCCCGGCCGCGGCGCTCGGACTGACCGATGTCGGACGGATCGAGGTCGGCGCGCGCGCCGACCTGGTCGTGCTCGACGAGGACCTCGCGGTCACGGCGGTCATGCGCCGCGGCGCGTGGCAGAGTTGA
- a CDS encoding TOPRIM nucleotidyl transferase/hydrolase domain-containing protein, producing MSAPRTVVLVEGESDRVALLALADRLGSDVGSHGVEVVAMGGITNIRAFAGRHGPHGLGQRLAGLYDVGEERHVRRGLLAAGLPVDDVIGPAGQGFHACHTDLEDELVRAVGLEGVEAVIEDAGEGRSLRLLAQMPAQQGWAREELVRRFLCSQSGRKVRYARLLVEAMDLRRAPAPMVAVVERVSAT from the coding sequence GTGAGCGCACCGCGGACCGTCGTGCTGGTCGAGGGGGAGAGCGACCGGGTGGCGCTGCTCGCGCTCGCCGATCGCCTCGGGAGCGATGTCGGGTCCCACGGTGTCGAGGTGGTGGCGATGGGTGGCATCACCAACATCCGCGCCTTCGCCGGGCGCCACGGCCCGCATGGTCTCGGGCAGCGGCTCGCCGGCCTCTACGACGTCGGCGAGGAGCGTCACGTACGAAGGGGGCTGCTCGCCGCCGGTCTGCCCGTGGACGACGTCATCGGCCCGGCAGGGCAGGGCTTCCACGCGTGCCACACCGACCTCGAGGACGAGCTCGTCCGCGCGGTGGGGCTCGAGGGGGTGGAGGCCGTCATCGAGGACGCGGGGGAGGGGCGCTCCCTTCGTCTGCTGGCACAGATGCCCGCGCAGCAGGGTTGGGCCCGCGAGGAGCTGGTGCGCCGCTTCCTGTGCTCGCAGTCGGGGCGCAAGGTCCGCTATGCCCGCCTCCTCGTCGAGGCGATGGACCTGCGGAGGGCGCCGGCGCCGATGGTGGCCGTCGTCGAGCGCGTGAGTGCCACGTAG
- a CDS encoding SIS domain-containing protein: MADEIAEQPEAIRRTLDALLPLREELRGLFAGRRRVSFVARGSSDNAATYGRYLLEACAGVSAALAAPSIATHYRADLDLTDTLLVAVSQSGATTEIVECVDWARSHGAAIVSVTNVADSPLAKGADVALVTRAGPEVAVPATKTYLTQLVAMAVLADALGADLEQDLARVADEVAGAVRGAELVEPAVALLRDAAHVVVTGRGLCLGTALETALKIEETSLTPVRGYSYADLRHGPISVIEPSVVAVLVAASDGPMLEPMTALADDLRRRGARVVGIGGDTPFARTCDVHVPGPDLPEPVAPLGLVVPAQLLVEQLARARGHDPDNPRGLAKVTRTDSH; this comes from the coding sequence ATGGCCGACGAGATCGCCGAGCAGCCGGAGGCGATCCGACGCACCCTAGACGCGCTGCTGCCCCTGCGCGAGGAGCTGCGTGGGCTCTTCGCCGGTCGCCGGCGGGTCTCCTTCGTCGCGCGCGGTTCGAGCGACAACGCCGCGACCTACGGTCGCTACCTCCTGGAGGCGTGCGCCGGGGTCAGCGCCGCGCTCGCCGCCCCGAGCATCGCGACCCACTACCGCGCGGACCTCGACCTCACCGACACGCTGCTGGTGGCCGTGTCCCAGTCCGGGGCGACGACCGAGATCGTCGAGTGCGTGGACTGGGCCCGCTCGCACGGCGCCGCGATCGTGTCCGTGACCAATGTCGCCGACTCCCCGCTGGCGAAGGGAGCGGACGTCGCCCTGGTCACGAGGGCGGGGCCGGAGGTGGCCGTGCCGGCCACCAAGACCTATCTCACGCAGCTGGTCGCGATGGCCGTGCTCGCCGACGCCCTCGGCGCCGACCTCGAGCAGGACCTCGCCCGCGTCGCCGACGAGGTGGCCGGTGCGGTGCGGGGCGCCGAGCTCGTCGAGCCCGCCGTCGCCCTGCTGCGGGATGCCGCGCACGTCGTCGTCACCGGCCGTGGGCTGTGCCTGGGCACGGCACTCGAGACCGCGCTGAAGATCGAGGAGACATCACTGACCCCGGTGCGCGGGTACTCGTACGCAGACCTGCGCCACGGACCGATCTCGGTCATCGAGCCCTCCGTCGTGGCGGTGCTGGTGGCTGCCTCCGACGGGCCGATGCTCGAGCCCATGACGGCCCTTGCCGATGACCTGCGCCGCCGGGGGGCGCGGGTCGTCGGCATCGGTGGGGACACCCCCTTCGCCCGGACCTGCGACGTGCACGTGCCCGGCCCGGACCTGCCCGAGCCCGTCGCCCCCCTCGGGCTCGTCGTGCCCGCCCAGCTGCTCGTCGAGCAGCTCGCCCGGGCGCGCGGCCATGACCCGGACAACCCCCGGGGTCTGGCCAAGGTCACCCGTACCGACTCACACTGA
- a CDS encoding DeoR/GlpR family DNA-binding transcription regulator encodes MGITTGTGAMGAQRTRESTAMYAPERQQRILETARAQGRVEVVTMSEDLGVTTETVRRDLTVLERRGAVRRVHGGALPVERLEVEPPLATRTTQNSQAKRRIAARALDEVPAEGTILLDGGSTTRALAELIPDREGLTVVTNSIDAAAILQGHTHTDVYVLGGRVRGRTGACVGDWLTSALAGVCVDVALIGANGFSPTRGMTTPDQAEAVAKRAMVGAARRAVVLADATKSGDDHFHRFADTASIDALITDESLDADTVIELGAEGMAVVLA; translated from the coding sequence GTGGGCATCACCACCGGCACCGGCGCCATGGGCGCCCAGAGGACGAGGGAGTCCACCGCGATGTACGCACCCGAGCGGCAGCAGCGCATCCTCGAGACGGCGCGCGCGCAGGGACGGGTCGAGGTCGTGACCATGTCCGAGGACCTCGGGGTGACGACCGAGACGGTCCGTCGTGACCTCACCGTCCTCGAGCGCCGGGGAGCCGTCCGCCGGGTCCACGGCGGGGCGCTCCCGGTCGAGCGGCTCGAGGTCGAGCCACCCCTGGCGACGCGCACGACCCAGAACTCCCAGGCCAAGCGGCGCATCGCCGCCCGCGCTCTCGACGAGGTGCCGGCCGAGGGCACGATCCTCCTCGACGGCGGCTCGACGACCCGGGCGCTCGCCGAGCTCATCCCGGACCGCGAGGGGCTGACGGTCGTCACCAACTCCATCGATGCCGCGGCCATCCTCCAGGGCCACACCCACACCGACGTCTACGTCCTCGGGGGCCGGGTGCGTGGCCGCACCGGTGCGTGCGTGGGGGACTGGCTCACCTCGGCCCTCGCCGGGGTCTGCGTCGACGTCGCGCTCATCGGGGCCAACGGCTTCTCGCCGACGCGCGGGATGACCACACCCGACCAGGCCGAGGCGGTCGCCAAGCGCGCCATGGTCGGCGCAGCCCGTCGCGCCGTGGTCCTGGCCGACGCCACCAAGTCCGGGGACGACCACTTCCACCGCTTCGCCGACACCGCGTCGATCGACGCGCTCATCACCGACGAGTCGCTCGACGCGGACACCGTCATCGAGCTGGGCGCCGAGGGCATGGCGGTGGTGCTCGCATGA
- a CDS encoding PTS transporter subunit EIIC yields the protein MTTADGPIDVPGNEPARKKKFNLAPIQKFGRSLMLPIAALPAAGLLLRLGQPDLLGADGLGWTHVAPIIGAAGSALFDNLPILFAVGIAIGMAKKADGSTALAAVVGYLVFKGVGDAMSPFVLDPPAKGKEQSLIEYGVLGGIVMGLTAAWLWQRYHRIKLPTYLAFFGGRRFVPIITAVAAIVLSVLMSFVYQFFDAGITSLGEWVADNEVIGGFVYGTVNRLLIPTGLHHILNNPPWFLIGEYTPAGGKTVTGDIPRFLNGDPTAGAFMTGFFPIMMFALPAAALAIYQEAKPAQKKLVGGIMGSTALTAFLTGVTEPLEFAFMFVAWPLYVIHALLTGSSLALVNALGIKDGFGFSAGLFDYVLNFNIATKPLLLIVIGLGYAVVYYVLFRFVIRRWNLKTPGREDEGEESLVTADDSA from the coding sequence GTGACCACAGCAGACGGGCCCATCGACGTGCCCGGCAACGAGCCGGCACGCAAGAAGAAGTTCAACCTCGCACCCATCCAGAAGTTCGGCCGCAGCCTCATGCTGCCCATCGCGGCCCTCCCGGCGGCCGGCCTCCTGCTGCGCCTGGGACAGCCGGACCTCCTCGGCGCGGACGGCCTCGGCTGGACGCACGTGGCACCGATCATCGGCGCCGCCGGTAGCGCCCTCTTCGACAACCTGCCGATCCTCTTCGCCGTCGGTATCGCCATCGGCATGGCCAAGAAGGCCGACGGCTCGACGGCCCTGGCGGCGGTCGTCGGCTACCTCGTCTTCAAGGGGGTCGGCGACGCGATGTCCCCCTTCGTCCTCGACCCGCCGGCGAAGGGCAAGGAGCAGTCCCTCATCGAGTACGGCGTCCTCGGCGGCATCGTCATGGGCCTGACCGCGGCCTGGCTGTGGCAGAGGTACCACCGGATCAAGCTGCCGACCTACCTCGCCTTCTTCGGCGGGCGACGCTTCGTCCCGATCATCACCGCCGTCGCGGCGATCGTCCTCTCGGTGCTCATGAGCTTCGTCTACCAGTTCTTCGACGCGGGCATCACCAGCCTCGGCGAGTGGGTCGCCGACAACGAGGTGATCGGTGGCTTCGTCTACGGCACGGTCAACCGCCTGCTCATCCCGACCGGCCTGCACCACATCCTCAACAACCCGCCGTGGTTCCTCATCGGCGAGTACACCCCGGCTGGCGGCAAGACGGTCACGGGAGACATCCCGCGCTTCCTCAACGGCGACCCGACCGCCGGAGCCTTCATGACCGGCTTCTTCCCGATCATGATGTTCGCCCTCCCGGCCGCCGCCCTGGCCATCTACCAGGAGGCCAAGCCGGCGCAGAAGAAGCTCGTCGGCGGCATCATGGGCTCCACGGCGCTGACCGCCTTCCTCACCGGCGTCACCGAGCCGCTCGAGTTCGCCTTCATGTTCGTCGCGTGGCCGCTCTACGTCATCCACGCCCTGCTCACCGGCTCGTCGCTCGCCCTGGTCAACGCCCTGGGCATCAAGGACGGGTTCGGCTTCTCCGCGGGCCTCTTCGACTACGTGCTCAACTTCAACATCGCGACAAAACCGTTGCTGCTCATCGTCATCGGGCTCGGCTATGCCGTCGTGTACTACGTGCTCTTCCGCTTCGTCATCCGCCGGTGGAACCTCAAGACCCCGGGCCGTGAGGACGAGGGCGAGGAGTCCCTGGTCACCGCGGACGACAGCGCGTGA
- a CDS encoding GntR family transcriptional regulator → MPRAPLAGPRPKHVQLRDALTELAGQLGPDAAIPSERELMVGFDVSRSTVRKAIEALIGDGLLHRVHGKGTFVARPRLESRLHLASFSQDMRRRGLEPSTRLLDIELATPPQDVLDWLGGTQAWRVERLRLADGQPIALEESWYSASLLPGLDSHDLGDSLYALLADEYGVVIDAAEQTLWGESAQGRVARLLASPPATPLLVFRRLSTSLGRPVEHVISRYRGDRYQLHMSLSRNDDPTPALPEGNRS, encoded by the coding sequence GTGCCCCGAGCACCCCTGGCAGGGCCGCGCCCCAAGCACGTCCAGCTGCGCGATGCCCTCACCGAGCTCGCCGGACAGCTCGGCCCCGACGCGGCCATCCCCTCCGAGCGCGAGCTCATGGTCGGCTTCGACGTCTCCCGCTCCACGGTGCGCAAGGCCATCGAGGCACTCATCGGCGACGGGCTGCTCCACCGGGTGCACGGCAAGGGGACCTTCGTCGCCAGGCCACGGCTCGAGAGCCGGCTGCACCTCGCGAGCTTCAGCCAGGACATGCGCCGGCGCGGGCTGGAGCCCTCGACCCGGCTCCTGGACATCGAGCTCGCCACTCCCCCGCAGGACGTCCTGGACTGGCTCGGTGGTACGCAGGCCTGGCGGGTCGAGCGGCTCCGTCTCGCGGACGGTCAGCCGATCGCGCTCGAGGAGAGCTGGTACTCAGCCAGCCTGCTGCCCGGCCTGGACTCCCACGACCTGGGCGACTCCCTCTACGCGCTGCTCGCCGACGAGTACGGCGTCGTCATCGACGCCGCCGAGCAGACCCTCTGGGGCGAGAGCGCCCAGGGGCGCGTGGCACGACTCCTCGCGAGCCCGCCCGCCACCCCGCTGCTCGTCTTCCGTCGCCTCTCCACCAGCCTCGGCCGCCCCGTCGAGCACGTGATCTCCAGGTACCGCGGTGACCGGTACCAGCTGCACATGTCGTTGAGCCGGAACGACGACCCAACCCCGGCACTACCCGAAGGGAATCGCTCGTGA